The bacterium genome includes a region encoding these proteins:
- a CDS encoding type II secretion system protein GspG produces the protein MKKLRGFTLIELLIVVAIIAILAAIAVPNFLEAQVRSKVSRVKSDQRSLATAIESYYVDNNVYPAMTLTLNESADSALIASGNSAGRTFQLRNSQAPDLSTLTTPIAYVTSYFVDPFADTRGLTFRYFRDNQGWILGSWGPDTDQAAGGDLQWNNGDITVPADGDGTNLVRETGEAGVESVYISSVSQPSTVLLAGEGSGTGIGAYTYDPTNGTVSQGDVWRVKE, from the coding sequence ATGAAGAAACTTCGGGGCTTCACCCTCATCGAACTTCTGATCGTGGTCGCGATTATCGCGATTCTGGCCGCGATCGCCGTGCCGAACTTCCTGGAGGCGCAGGTGCGCTCCAAGGTCTCGCGCGTCAAGTCTGACCAGCGCTCTCTGGCCACCGCCATTGAGTCCTACTACGTTGACAACAACGTTTATCCCGCGATGACCTTGACTCTCAACGAGTCCGCCGACAGCGCCCTCATCGCTTCGGGTAATTCTGCTGGCCGTACTTTCCAGCTTCGCAATAGCCAGGCGCCCGATCTTTCCACCCTGACCACCCCGATCGCCTACGTCACCAGCTACTTCGTCGACCCGTTCGCCGATACCCGTGGCTTGACGTTCCGTTACTTCCGTGACAACCAGGGCTGGATTCTTGGCTCCTGGGGCCCGGACACTGACCAGGCCGCCGGTGGTGACCTGCAGTGGAACAATGGCGACATCACCGTTCCGGCTGACGGCGACGGCACGAACCTCGTCCGCGAGACCGGTGAAGCCGGCGTCGAGTCCGTCTACATCAGCTCCGTCTCCCAGCCCTCCACCGTTCTGCTTGCCGGCGAAGGCTCGGGCACGGGCATTGGTGCCTACACCTACGACCCGACGAACGGCACCGTTTCGCAGGGTGACGTTTGGCGCGTGAAGGAATAA
- the leuS gene encoding leucine--tRNA ligase, whose product MAENIYDPTQVESKWQKWWTEAGTNEIDVHAAKDPYYVLMMFPYPSAEGLHVGNVYAFTGADIQGRYRRLRGKDVFEPIGFDAFGIHSENYAMKVGRHPRELIPSNVENFRRQLRMMGFMYDWRYEVDTTSPEYYKWTQWIFLQLYKHGFAYRDTKEVNFCPACGTVIADEQKNPDGTCERHGDTMVERRKMPCWFFRITAFADRLLDNHDWLDWSETTKTAQRFWIGRSTGAEVDFQVAGTDEKIRVFTTRPDTLFGATFMVLSPEHPLVDKITLPTKRDDVAAYKAACASKTEEERTTDEKEKTGVDIGARAINPVNGQEIPIFIADYVLMGYGTGAIMAVPSGDHRDFAFATKYNLPVVPIIAPEFGNSFDDQQLSGYAGELGKQPTADELAGVRAAIEAGNASWSGSGIMINSANEEISLNGLPKEEAIPAITKWLEGRNAGTSSRQYRLRDWGISRQRYWGPPIPVVYDEEDNVHPVPEDQLPVTLPDLDDFRPKGDGRGPLATAEDWVNVEIDGKKYRRETDVMDNFLDSAWYYLRYPSARDASQPYDPELMKKWLPVDLYVGGNEHAVLHLLYTRFICMALHEAGVLEMGNDPKMKDPAEPFRKFRAHGLLVKEGSKMSKSKGNVVNPDEFVERHGADTLRMYLMFLGPYTQGGDFRDKDIMGIRRFLNRLHGWYFDEKPAAGEMPKESAVKLHQTIKKVTEDFENLSYNTAIAALMELHNTLRTGGAVDSFAQTALCTMLAPFAPHLAEEIWHEALGNEGSVFQAEWPTYDEALTVADTVEIAVQVNGKVRDRIMVPAGASKDEMEKAAVATEAVQKPTETGAEIRKVIVVPGRLVNVIIK is encoded by the coding sequence ATGGCCGAAAACATCTACGATCCAACGCAAGTCGAATCCAAATGGCAGAAGTGGTGGACGGAGGCCGGCACGAATGAAATCGATGTGCACGCCGCAAAGGACCCCTACTATGTCCTGATGATGTTCCCCTATCCGTCTGCAGAGGGCCTGCACGTCGGCAACGTGTACGCCTTCACCGGCGCGGATATCCAGGGGCGCTACCGTCGCCTGCGGGGCAAGGATGTCTTCGAGCCTATCGGTTTCGATGCGTTCGGCATCCACAGTGAGAACTACGCCATGAAGGTCGGCCGCCATCCGCGCGAGTTGATCCCAAGCAACGTCGAGAACTTCCGCCGGCAGCTCCGCATGATGGGCTTCATGTACGACTGGCGCTACGAGGTCGATACGACCTCACCGGAGTACTACAAGTGGACCCAGTGGATCTTCCTGCAGCTTTACAAGCACGGCTTCGCCTATCGCGACACCAAGGAAGTCAATTTCTGCCCGGCGTGCGGCACCGTGATCGCCGATGAGCAGAAGAACCCCGACGGCACCTGCGAACGCCACGGCGACACGATGGTGGAACGCCGCAAGATGCCTTGCTGGTTCTTCCGCATTACGGCCTTCGCCGATCGTCTGCTGGACAACCACGATTGGCTGGACTGGTCGGAGACGACCAAAACGGCACAGCGCTTCTGGATCGGCCGCAGCACCGGCGCGGAAGTCGACTTCCAGGTCGCCGGTACCGACGAGAAGATCCGGGTCTTCACCACCCGTCCGGACACGCTGTTCGGCGCCACGTTCATGGTTCTGTCGCCGGAACATCCTCTGGTCGACAAGATCACCCTCCCGACGAAGCGGGACGACGTCGCGGCCTACAAGGCTGCCTGCGCGAGCAAGACGGAAGAAGAGCGCACGACGGACGAGAAGGAAAAGACCGGCGTCGACATCGGGGCGCGCGCTATCAATCCGGTCAATGGCCAGGAAATCCCCATCTTCATCGCAGATTACGTTCTGATGGGCTACGGCACGGGCGCCATCATGGCGGTTCCGAGCGGCGATCATCGCGACTTCGCGTTCGCCACGAAGTACAATCTGCCTGTCGTCCCGATCATCGCCCCCGAGTTTGGCAATTCCTTCGATGATCAGCAGCTTTCCGGCTACGCGGGCGAACTCGGCAAGCAGCCGACAGCCGACGAGCTTGCCGGCGTCCGCGCCGCCATCGAGGCCGGCAACGCCTCCTGGTCCGGCTCGGGCATCATGATCAACTCGGCGAACGAGGAGATCAGCCTGAACGGCTTGCCGAAAGAAGAGGCGATTCCCGCCATCACAAAGTGGCTGGAAGGTCGCAACGCCGGGACGTCATCGCGCCAGTATCGCCTGCGCGACTGGGGTATCAGCCGCCAGCGCTACTGGGGACCACCGATCCCTGTCGTTTATGATGAAGAAGACAACGTTCACCCGGTCCCCGAGGACCAGTTGCCGGTCACATTGCCGGACTTGGACGACTTCCGCCCGAAGGGCGACGGCCGCGGCCCGCTGGCGACCGCCGAGGACTGGGTCAACGTCGAGATCGACGGCAAGAAGTACCGCCGCGAAACGGACGTGATGGACAACTTCCTCGACAGCGCCTGGTACTATCTCCGCTACCCATCGGCCCGCGATGCCTCGCAGCCTTACGATCCCGAATTGATGAAGAAGTGGCTGCCCGTCGACCTGTACGTGGGCGGCAACGAGCACGCCGTGCTCCATCTGCTCTACACGCGCTTCATCTGCATGGCGCTGCACGAGGCCGGCGTCCTGGAGATGGGTAACGACCCGAAGATGAAGGATCCTGCGGAGCCGTTCCGGAAGTTCCGTGCCCATGGTCTGCTCGTCAAGGAAGGCTCGAAGATGAGCAAGTCCAAGGGCAACGTGGTGAATCCCGACGAGTTCGTCGAGCGGCACGGTGCCGACACCCTGCGCATGTATCTGATGTTCCTCGGGCCGTATACCCAGGGGGGCGACTTCCGTGACAAGGACATCATGGGCATCCGCCGGTTCCTGAATCGTCTGCACGGCTGGTACTTCGACGAGAAGCCGGCTGCAGGCGAGATGCCGAAGGAGTCCGCGGTCAAGTTGCACCAGACCATCAAGAAGGTGACCGAGGACTTCGAGAATCTGAGCTACAACACGGCGATCGCGGCACTGATGGAACTGCACAATACGCTCCGTACCGGCGGAGCAGTCGATTCCTTCGCCCAGACCGCGTTGTGTACGATGCTGGCGCCGTTTGCGCCGCACCTGGCCGAGGAGATCTGGCACGAGGCTCTGGGCAATGAAGGAAGCGTCTTCCAGGCCGAGTGGCCCACTTACGACGAAGCCCTGACCGTCGCGGATACCGTGGAGATCGCCGTCCAGGTCAACGGCAAGGTCCGCGATCGAATCATGGTCCCGGCCGGCGCCTCCAAAGATGAAATGGAGAAGGCAGCCGTGGCCACCGAGGCCGTCCAGAAGCCGACCGAGACCGGCGCTGAAATCCGCAAGGTCATCGTCGTTCCCGGGCGACTGGTGAACGTCATCATCAAGTAA
- a CDS encoding YifB family Mg chelatase-like AAA ATPase has product MHASLPSFVVFGIDPLLVRVEVDCVSVNSMDSVTWSIVGLADAAVRESRERVKAALKNSGYAVSQKRITVNLAPADVRKEGSHLDLSIALAVLASTGRLDARRAGRFAALGELGLDGGLKPVSGALPMAIGARNEGLDGLIVPEENAAEAAYVEGLPVYGVRRLTDAVGFLRGEAELSPTPPPPPADRDGERALHLPDMEDVRGQENAKRALEVAAAGGHNLLLIGAPGSGKTMLAKRMPSILPEMTFEEAIETTKIFSISGRLDSRNGLVRTRPFRSPHHTASHVAVVGGGVMPRPGEVSLAHNGVLFLDEFPEFSRQVLEVMRQPLEDRVVHISRAQMSLTFPASFILVAAMNPCPCGYATHPEKRCICNPMQIQKYMGRISGPLLDRIDLHVDVAPVKIEDIHNRKPGEPSRVVRERVNRARTVQTRRFANRPGMFCNAQMTSADLKSYCALSPESRQLLEQAMKGLNLSARAYDRILKVSRTIADLNGAEAISAEHISEAVQYRNLDRENWV; this is encoded by the coding sequence ATGCACGCGAGTCTCCCATCCTTTGTCGTGTTTGGAATCGATCCCCTTCTCGTTCGGGTAGAGGTTGACTGCGTCAGCGTCAACTCGATGGACAGCGTGACGTGGAGCATTGTTGGCCTGGCCGATGCCGCGGTGCGCGAAAGCCGCGAGCGCGTGAAGGCGGCGCTCAAGAATTCCGGTTATGCCGTCAGTCAGAAACGCATCACGGTGAACCTCGCGCCGGCGGATGTGCGCAAGGAAGGCAGCCATCTCGATCTGAGTATCGCGCTCGCCGTCTTGGCCAGCACGGGGCGATTGGATGCACGGCGCGCCGGGCGATTCGCCGCCCTCGGCGAGTTGGGCCTCGATGGCGGATTGAAGCCGGTCTCGGGCGCGCTGCCGATGGCGATCGGTGCGCGCAATGAGGGCCTCGATGGCCTGATTGTTCCGGAGGAGAACGCCGCCGAAGCAGCCTACGTCGAAGGCCTCCCCGTATACGGCGTGCGCCGGCTGACGGACGCGGTTGGATTCCTGCGCGGCGAGGCCGAGCTGTCTCCCACGCCGCCACCGCCTCCTGCGGATCGCGATGGCGAACGCGCGTTGCATTTGCCCGACATGGAAGATGTGCGCGGGCAGGAAAACGCGAAGCGCGCGCTCGAGGTCGCCGCCGCCGGCGGACACAATCTCCTTCTCATTGGTGCACCAGGCAGCGGCAAAACGATGCTGGCCAAGCGCATGCCGTCGATTCTGCCCGAGATGACATTCGAAGAAGCGATCGAGACGACGAAGATCTTCTCGATCAGCGGCCGACTCGATTCGCGTAACGGCCTGGTGCGTACGCGGCCGTTTCGTTCGCCGCATCACACGGCTTCGCACGTGGCCGTGGTCGGCGGCGGCGTGATGCCGCGCCCCGGCGAAGTAAGCCTGGCGCACAACGGGGTCTTGTTTCTGGACGAGTTCCCGGAGTTCTCGCGCCAGGTGCTCGAGGTCATGCGGCAACCGCTCGAAGACCGCGTCGTTCACATCAGCCGCGCGCAGATGTCACTCACATTTCCCGCCAGCTTCATTCTGGTTGCTGCGATGAATCCGTGCCCGTGCGGCTACGCAACGCATCCCGAAAAGCGCTGTATCTGCAACCCGATGCAGATACAGAAGTACATGGGGCGCATCAGCGGACCGTTGCTTGATCGCATCGATCTGCATGTCGACGTGGCGCCGGTGAAGATCGAGGACATTCACAATCGCAAGCCCGGCGAACCGAGCCGCGTTGTACGCGAACGCGTCAATCGGGCGCGCACGGTACAGACGCGACGCTTCGCCAATCGCCCCGGCATGTTCTGCAACGCACAAATGACGAGCGCGGATCTAAAGAGCTACTGCGCGCTTTCGCCGGAAAGTCGCCAGCTTCTCGAGCAGGCAATGAAGGGCCTCAACCTCTCCGCCCGCGCGTACGATCGGATTTTGAAAGTCTCGAGAACCATCGCCGATCTCAACGGCGCGGAAGCGATCTCCGCCGAGCACATCAGCGAGGCGGTGCAATACCGCAACCTCGATCGCGAGAATTGGGTGTAG
- a CDS encoding TerB family tellurite resistance protein, giving the protein MSESFDLTKVSGDQLIAFYGLNFAAAETDGSIDKDELTSIFETLELSTLNESQRERVRGFIIKPPEAGAMLDTIARGSEKFRYSVAVRIIEVLLADDVITPEEEKFLDEVCRRLIVTNEQQKAIIAFVQVSRRIAREGVDDNNAERALKGAASGLAAVGIPITAVYFSGSVVGLSAAGITSGLAAVGLGVGMVPGIGVAVLIGTAVYFGLRKALGDSRATKEKKLREEREQKAQRVIRNLQDTINGVLQSIAAMEEKAAESEANREMIRVLRARMNSLNRILEQKKANV; this is encoded by the coding sequence ATGTCTGAGTCGTTTGATCTCACAAAGGTCTCCGGTGATCAACTCATTGCCTTCTACGGACTGAACTTCGCCGCAGCAGAGACTGATGGCAGTATAGACAAAGATGAATTGACCAGCATTTTCGAAACGCTCGAATTGTCAACGCTCAATGAATCTCAGAGGGAAAGGGTTCGAGGATTCATCATCAAGCCTCCCGAAGCCGGTGCGATGCTTGATACAATCGCAAGAGGATCAGAGAAATTCCGCTATTCAGTGGCTGTCAGGATTATCGAGGTTCTGCTAGCGGATGACGTTATAACACCAGAAGAGGAGAAGTTCCTGGATGAAGTTTGCAGGCGTCTGATCGTGACGAATGAGCAGCAGAAAGCGATCATTGCTTTTGTCCAGGTTTCTCGGCGCATCGCACGGGAGGGAGTCGATGACAACAACGCCGAGAGGGCTTTGAAGGGTGCCGCAAGTGGACTTGCTGCCGTGGGTATTCCTATTACTGCCGTCTATTTCAGTGGTTCTGTGGTCGGATTGAGCGCGGCAGGAATCACATCAGGACTGGCCGCCGTTGGTCTAGGAGTTGGAATGGTACCAGGTATCGGAGTGGCCGTCCTTATTGGGACAGCCGTCTACTTTGGATTGAGAAAGGCCCTGGGTGACTCAAGGGCAACCAAGGAGAAGAAGTTGAGAGAGGAGCGGGAGCAAAAGGCACAGCGTGTGATCAGGAATTTACAGGATACGATCAATGGTGTACTTCAGAGCATTGCGGCGATGGAGGAGAAGGCAGCGGAAAGCGAGGCAAATCGAGAGATGATCAGGGTCCTTCGTGCACGAATGAACTCTCTGAATCGAATTCTTGAGCAGAAGAAAGCCAACGTGTAG